The Paenibacillus sp. RC334 nucleotide sequence TACACTGCATAATTTGCCCGAGGGACTTTCCGTCGGGGTCAGCTATGCGAGCGAAACTCAAAATCTTGGTAATCTCATTGCCTTTTCCATCGGTCTGCAAAATGCCCCGGAAGGCTTTATCGTCGCTCTATTCCTCGTGAATCAAAACATTGGGCGCTTCAAGGCATTGGGCATTGCTACCCTCACCGGGGCCGTTGAAATTATTACAAGTCTGATTGGATTTTATTTGAGCAGTTGGGTTAATGGACTGGTTCCTTACGGTCTTGCCTTTGCCGCAGGAGCGATGATGTTTATCGTCTACAAGGAGCTGATTCCCGAAAGCCACGGGGACGGGAACCAGCGTATCGCAACCTTCTCTTTTATTCTCGGTCTGATTACGATGATTGGTCTAACCGAATGGCTATAGCCGTGTATCACAAAAAGGCTGCCCTCTGCCTGTAGTCCAGACAGAAGAGCAGCCTTTTCAGGGATGGCTCGTTCGTAATTCATTTTTTTCGGTTCATAGAACGCAGCGCTTCACGATATTGCTCGTCCTCGCTTTTGTGCGTCTCACGTTCTCCATGGTTATTTCTATGCGGTTCTTCCTTTTCTTCGCCCTTTCCGGCAAATCCGCGTAAAGCCGCCCGATAGTCCTGATCCCCGTAGGAATCTTTGGTGTGTACGCTAACTCTCATCGGCCTGGTATTGGTATCTACGTCAGACTCCTCATGATGAATCTCCGCGTCCGCAGCCTTATGGCGCGTCTCTCGCGTAGAATCAGGATCCGGCAACTCCCTCGCCTTGGGCTCCACTTCCACCGGGTAAGGACGTTTGCTTCTTTGCCGTGAATCCTCGTCGGACGGGCTGACCGCTTTTTTGGGAGAGGGTTTACGCGCCATTTTCGTGTTGAATACCAGCAAAAAGATAAAAGCAACCGCAGCTACTACGATAAAAGCAATAGTCATGAGCGGCCTCCTATTCTCTGCCAGCGTTACGGTACCGTCCCGCCGTCTCAGCGACCCGTTGGCCCAAAGACCGACCAAGTGCAAGATCATCACCCGTTGGGAAATTTGCCGGACTGTTCGGGTCTGTCTCCACCGGACACGTCACCCCTACACCGTAATAGGAGCCATAGAGCGCATTTTCCGTAATATTGGCGGGCAGCCCTACGATAATCATGCCTTGATGCAGCATCGGAGTAATCAAATTCAGCAGTGTGGATTCCAAGCCTCCATGAACAGTAGCAGTTGTGCAGAACACCGCTCCGATTTTATCTACCAGCTTGCCCTGCGCCCACAGATACCCGAGCTTATCAATCCAGCTTTTCAAGCCACTGCTGATCGTTCCAAAATGACCCGGGCATCCCCAAATGATCGCGTCCGCGTTCACCAGTTCATTCACATCGGCTTCATCGACATGCTTCAGCAACACTTCTGTGTGCTCATGGCGTGCGCCTTCTGCAATGGAACGAGCAAGACGCTCCGTATGGCCATTTTCACTGTCATATACAATCATGATTCTGGTCGTCATTATGCGCATCATCCTTTGTCAGCAAAATCATCCTTTTCACATGCGCTCTTATCCTTCCCCAAAATCCCTCTGAATATTGTGAAACTTTTGGCGCATACTTTGAAAATCCAAGAACTAGGGAGGCATGTACACATGAATTCACGCGCCATATTGGTCAACCTGCTGGTTATTATCATTATTCTGGCAGGTGGCGGAGCCGCCGCCTATTACTACAATCAATCCGCTAACTACATAAAAACAGACAATGCCCAAGTGAGCGGACAAGCGGTCACCGTTGCCTCTCCAAGCGCGGGCAAGCTTACAGGCTGGAACGCTGAAGTCGGCAAAACCTACACGGCTGGAAGCACACTTGGCAGTGTAGAGGGTGGCGGAAGCCGGGTTAGCATCACCATTCCAACCGATGGCACCATTGTGCAGCAATCTGCGGTCAACAACTCGATTGTCGGAGCGGGTACGCCTTTGGCCAAGGCTTTTGATCTGAACAATTTATGGATTACCGCCAATATAGACGAAACGGCTGTGCAGGATCTTCAGGTGGGGCAGACGGTGGATGTATATATTGATGCATACCCTGACACGTCCCTAAGCGGCAAAATCGAAAAGATCGGTCTGGCGACTGCCGCCACCTTCTCACTGCTCCCTACTTCCAATACTACTGCCAACTATACCAAGGTGACGCAGGTCGTGCCTGTTAACATTTCCATTCAAGGCTACAAAGGACTGGGCATTATCCCGGGCATGAGTGCAAGCATCAGAGTACACAAGTAGGAGGCTGTCATGGAACAAAAAATGTCCATCGGACGAATCCTGTCCGTACTGCTGCTGGGCGCCTTCATTTCTATTTTGAATCAAACCCTGCT carries:
- a CDS encoding ZIP family metal transporter translates to MSDMFVGSLISALSTGLGAVPILFMRKITHRLRDVLLAYAAGIMTSASVYNLIPEAINHSNWFVLSAGILLGCLVLLVMEMYIPHADLENPDSKTFHLESKSFLIIAAITLHNLPEGLSVGVSYASETQNLGNLIAFSIGLQNAPEGFIVALFLVNQNIGRFKALGIATLTGAVEIITSLIGFYLSSWVNGLVPYGLAFAAGAMMFIVYKELIPESHGDGNQRIATFSFILGLITMIGLTEWL
- a CDS encoding NAD(P)H-dependent oxidoreductase, translated to MTTRIMIVYDSENGHTERLARSIAEGARHEHTEVLLKHVDEADVNELVNADAIIWGCPGHFGTISSGLKSWIDKLGYLWAQGKLVDKIGAVFCTTATVHGGLESTLLNLITPMLHQGMIIVGLPANITENALYGSYYGVGVTCPVETDPNSPANFPTGDDLALGRSLGQRVAETAGRYRNAGRE
- a CDS encoding HlyD family efflux transporter periplasmic adaptor subunit, coding for MNSRAILVNLLVIIIILAGGGAAAYYYNQSANYIKTDNAQVSGQAVTVASPSAGKLTGWNAEVGKTYTAGSTLGSVEGGGSRVSITIPTDGTIVQQSAVNNSIVGAGTPLAKAFDLNNLWITANIDETAVQDLQVGQTVDVYIDAYPDTSLSGKIEKIGLATAATFSLLPTSNTTANYTKVTQVVPVNISIQGYKGLGIIPGMSASIRVHK